The Helicobacter fennelliae nucleotide sequence GCGCGTAAGTTTGGCTTAATGCCACTGCCAAAATTGAACTTAAAACAATCTTTTTCATATAATCTCCTTGTGATGTTATTAAATGTGAAGCAAAATGTGTAAAATTATGTTTCAATTAAACACACATTAAATATTTTACCCCCCCCCCCTGAAAGTTTCCTTAAAAGTTGAAAAATCATTTGTTTATAGATTCTCAAATCAAAAATTTCTATGATTTAAGCCCTAGATTCTGATTTTTATGTATAATTTTATCTTTTTGGAGTATCATGAAACAGCTTGACAAATTGGAACAATCTTTATCAATCTTTAGCTTGTTTGATATTTCTTTTGCTTTCTTATTGAGCTTATCTCTTGTCTCTTACGTGGGCTTGGGATTTTTAGAAAAAATCTTTTTCTTATCTTGTGGCGACTTTTGCAATACCTTTTGCTGATAATACTCTTCAACCTTTTGGTTCTTAAACTCCATTTGTTTGTTAAGATTCCTATCAGAGTAGAATATTATAATTACATCAGCAAAGGGGATAGTGGCGTATTCGAGTGACCCTCCCCTTTGTGTCTGTAATTACTCTAAATCTTACACTATCATCATTTTGCCATTCATATACTTTTGCCCCATTTTTATCAATAAAAGGCTCATCAAAGTTTTTTAGAAATTCTCTTAAAGACTTTCCAATATTCACAAGCTCCTCTATGCTAATTTCACCTTGAGAGCCTTTTTCTAAATGCAACTTAATATGTTCTGCACCAGTCCCCTTACCTCTTCTTACATTGTGCCAGCCTTTCACATATATAGTGATATACTCAATTACTGCATCTTCAATAGCTTCAATATCCTTGAATATAGGCGCAACCTTTTCATCTCCAAAGGTTACATTATAAATTCCTTGTTGTTCTTTTTTGCTTTTATCCATTATTTCTCCTTATCTCACTCTCTTATTTATCAGCGGATAATTTCTTGGACTAGTGGCAGATTAGTTTTGGCTCTTTCATTTGCTTTAGATTTATCCGCCACTTGAGCCTTTTTTGTCTTAGCCATCTCGCTTCGCTTTGCTGCCATTTTCTTTTTTGTCTCTTCGCTTGGCTGCGGATTCTTGCTAAATTTTTTCTCTGTGGATTGCTTATCTTGCTTGGCAGAATCTTTTGTCAAAGTCTCTTTTGATTCTTCGCTGGTATCTTTTTCTACATTGTCTATATGAGTTTTTGTTTTTTTGTTTAAATACTCATCAATAGATTCTTTTAGCTCTTTTGAATCCACTCCAAGTTTTGTGGCTAAAGCATTGATGAGGGCTTCTTTATTATCATCTGTCTTTTTGCCAACTCGCCTACTATACTCTTGGAATCCTTTTAAAAATGCACCTAGCTCCTCATTGCTCAATGCCTTAGCAGTTTCTACGCAAGTATCAATAGTGCCTTTGCCTAATGCTTGTAAATATGCCATATCAAGTGTGGGCTTTTTAAATCCTTTGCATTTATTTTCTAATCTTTTGCGGACTTCATCGCTATTAGCCGCAATTCTCTCTTCTGGATTCAAACCTAGCCCTTGTGAAAAATTATCTCGCAAATGATTGATACCCTTTTCAAAATGCCCATAGCCTAAAGGCACGCTGATTTTTTCACTCACCATTTTTCCATTGACTCCATACGAGATAGTAAAATCAACTATCTCGCTTTTGAAGTCGCCACCTTTTACTTTATTTTCTTTTTTGGTTTCATCAATAGTTGTTAAGTGGCTTAAAATACAATCAATATCGTGCTGCTCTCTATAAGTGTCCTTATAATCATCACACAATCTCAATCTCTCATTGGCCTCACTCTGCGCAAAGCTAATCTCAAAAAAATCATCACTTATAGCTTTTTTCATCATTTTCTACTCCTTGTCTTTGTTTGACGTTTTATCTTGTAAATCTTCTTTAGACGGATACATTTCTAACAATGGCAAGAGAGCTTTTGCTATCAACTCATCATCACTACAAAGCTTTTAAACTCACTCTCTTTATAAGTTTTTTGCACGATTGCTAAAGCTAAATCCTTATACAAGGTATTGAGCTTAACTTTCTCTCGCTCCTTTGCTTTAGCGAGATTGTTTTTATATTTCTCTTTCAGTGCTTTGATATATGCGCTATCCATTTCTTGTGTCTCCTTGTAAAATAATTTTATAAGATATTATATTCTAAATATAAATAAACATAACAAATAAATTGAGAAATATACTTGACTTTTGAAAAACTATCAATGTAAAATGTTTATTTTAAAAGGATGCAGGATAGCAAAAAATAGCCAAAATGTTAAACACTTCGTTTTTAAATTTTGCGTATTTTTTGCGGCAATTCATAAGAATTGCCTCCTGCACTGCGTGGCTCTTAATCAAAATTTGCCACGCAAATTTTGAAAAGTCGCTTCAAATTGAAGCGAGAAGTCCGCTTACGCGGAGAGTCAAACTCTAAGCGAGTTTGAAAGTTGTAACACCAAAAAAAGGAAGGATTGTGAATAAATCAAACATTGTAAGCTTTAGAATCACGCACGATAACAAAGAGCGACTTTGCAAAATCCAAGAAAAAAGTGGTTTGGATAAATCAAAGATTCTTAATTTTTTGATTGAGAGTTTTGAGCCCCATAAGCATTTGGAATTACTAGAATCCAGCAATGATGAAGTGGGTAAAAAGAAAATTGTGCTATATCTCTCGCTTGATGAATATGCAAAACTCAAACAATCCGCACAGCAGAATTTTCGTGGCTCGGTAGCAAGAGAGCTTAAATTCCACGCGCTCAATTTCATCTATAAAGTTAAAATCCCCGATATGCAAGAGATACAATCGCTCAATGAAACAAGAGCAGAGCTTCATAAAATCGGCTCAAATATCAATCAAATAGCCAAAGCATACAACACACAACTCAAACCAAATATAGATGACAAATTGCTTGCAATACTAAACGATTTGCGAGAAAAAATTGATAAACTCTCTCTAGCAATCACTACACTTTTATCAAACAAAAGGCGATTAGCGTGAGTGCAATCCCAAAATATTTTGCTAACAAATTTAGCAATGATGAGCTGGAATTTAATATTTGGAAAGGGCGGCAAGTGCAAAAAGCAAGAGCCAATCGT carries:
- the mobC gene encoding plasmid mobilization relaxosome protein MobC; translated protein: MNKSNIVSFRITHDNKERLCKIQEKSGLDKSKILNFLIESFEPHKHLELLESSNDEVGKKKIVLYLSLDEYAKLKQSAQQNFRGSVARELKFHALNFIYKVKIPDMQEIQSLNETRAELHKIGSNINQIAKAYNTQLKPNIDDKLLAILNDLREKIDKLSLAITTLLSNKRRLA